From a region of the Alnus glutinosa chromosome 1, dhAlnGlut1.1, whole genome shotgun sequence genome:
- the LOC133879261 gene encoding uncharacterized GPI-anchored protein At1g61900 isoform X2 codes for MDCFQTVSRLKGSLCHQLLFIIIWLSSIQDLVALQTPLEPTQFSSMSELASAPHTQLFDPIDISPAVIPHYPNPGEPLPPMFPTFPTRYEPVLTGKCPVNFSLISSLMDKTASDCSQPFAALVGNVICCPQLSSLLHIFQGFHSINSDKLVLQDAVANYCFTDIIRILASRGANSTIPTLCSVKSSNLTGGSCPVNDVVTFEKTVNTSKLLEACSTVDELKECCRPVCQPAIMDAALQISGRQLTVNEYKNMDGELNHIDSLNDCKGVVYSYLSRKLPSDAANTAFRILSACKVNKVCPLSFKQPSEVIKACRNVAAPSPSCCSSLNTYVAGVQKQMLITNRQAIICATVFGSMLRKAGVMTNIYELCDVDLKDFSIQAYGQQGCLLRSLPADMIFDNATGFSFTCDLSDNIAAPWPLSSSISSVSLCAPEMSLPALPKSETPKNHGCGGGELELLVPIFSFFVLSTLLY; via the exons ATGGACTGTTTCCAGACTGTTAGTCGTCTTAAGG GTTCTCTGTGCCATCAGTTATTATTTATCATCATTTGGTTATCCAGTATTCAAGACTTGGTGGCATTGCAGACGCCACTTGAGCCTACTCAATTTTCTTCGATGTCAGAGCTAGCAAGTGCACCCCATACTCAACTGTTTGATCCCATAGACATATCACCTGCTGTCATTCCCCACTATCCAAATCCCGGCGAACCTTTGCCACCAATGTTCCCGACCTTTCCGACCAGATATGAGCCAGTTCTAACTGGAAAATGTCCTGTAAATTTCTCTCTTATATCGAGTCTCATGGACAAAACAGCATCTGATTGTTCTCAACCTTTTGCAGCACTTGTAGGAAATGTAATATGTTGTCCACAATTAAGTAGCTTGCTCCACATCTTCCAGGGTTTCCACAGCATAAACTCTGATAAGTTGGTTTTGCAAGATGCTGTTGCTAATTATTGTTTTACAGATATCATTAGAATCCTAGCTAGTAGAGGGGCAAACAGTACGATACCTACACTTTGCTCTGTTAAATCATCGAATCTTACAGGTGGGTCTTGTCCAGTGAACGATGTTGTTACCTTTGAGAAAACAGTGAATACAAGCAAATTACTGGAGGCCTGCAGCACTGTTGATGAGCTTAAAGAATGTTGTAGACCAGTTTGCCAGCCTGCAATTATGGATGCTGCTCTTCAGATTTCAGGAAGGCAATTAACAGTCAATGAGTATAAAAATATGGATGGGGAGCTTAATCATATTGATTCTCTCAATGATTGTAAAGGAGTGGTTTATTCCTATCTTTCAAGGAAACTTCCGTCAGACGCTGCAAATACTGCATTTCGAATACTATCTGCGTGCAAAGTTAACAAAG TTTGTCCTTTAAGTTTTAAGCAGCCTTCAGAAGTAATTAAAGCATGTCGTAATGTAGCCGCTCCCAGTCCTTCCTGCTGTAGCTCATTAAATACTTACGTTGCCGGGGTACAAAAGCAAATGTTAATTACAAACAGACAAGCCATAATCTGTGCAACAGTGTTCGGGTCAATGTTAAGGAAAGCTGGGGTTATGACAAATATTTATGAGCTTTGTGATGTTGACTTGAAAGATTTTAGCATCCAAG CATATGGACAACAAG GGTGTCTACTTCGAAGCTTGCCTGCAGATATGATATTTGACAATGCAACAGGCTTCAGCTTTACATGTGACTTGAGTGACAACATCGCAGCACCTTGGCCTTTGTCATCCTCAATTTCATCGGTGTCTCTTTGTGCACCTG AGATGTCATTGCCTGCATTACCAAAATCAGAGACTCCAAAAAATCATG GTTGTGGTGGTGGTGAGTTAGAACTGCTGGTAcccattttttcattttttgttctcAGTACATTGTTGTACTGA
- the LOC133879246 gene encoding uncharacterized protein LOC133879246 isoform X1, with translation MHMANTGFYQTDCESILSQIKQQEKQIILKRRLLLGLPASKSKRKQFEGPKFLKYMSLPESLLREDDMFYETIKARIEEAFGACNAEGNVMQDEMKLFGTHNITRTIMSYLDDLTNKGLYLLAMVLTGGSAKFEKTRWRMKKVIRDHLPKVLGSRNHNHRQMEICRELSQLLFNPQNFREKCVTFLTPQSQSHHAAVTKVLCEVQNLPCVTLIAMYRKLKGAQAGKPQLVPRRHGWRRDYLIKKVRKASKKMLSELAEGDELQEPLAKAMAIPGLLLKLTPGFQNSSVTEFYPFSSEIKRLQNEIAKAIWSLKTKIRLPELKNLQLLLDPNAKVSNRSLRAGIRKMLTEYLFECSEMDAIPKSLLEALAIINSNSRSTPLGCFRKEEVEEEVECILNVSAHTKQIVLDLLPDHDFDQDFADAYMEELEESDNGGDDSDDDGWLQEGRSSQGSRSHYIDSDYQEESPGESIQSDFKPPTPTTKENGSSSLLTPQKSLDTDSVGGLEPKHFTEMDSVTCHGIISPSPLSESRFFSSMVHMDMNQNKVEGNSGSSTPKTNGNDFPSPVSTNRRFERHEPEYNSGVDLANSSPLISSNFSCGEQKDVNDKQSMCKNQYLAIQEVCDETSMVAYNLVGHLLEEFAKTEGLDLDWRDRLYLRGDNSIEEDSQAWQIFDGCFPFAFTVAEEEQTSSEKYDGGSVVVRVVGELIPSLPKSGIEGLKKLMGL, from the exons ATGCATATGGCGAATACGGGGTTTTATCAAACGGATTGCGAGTCGATTTTGTCACAAATTAAGCAGCAAGAGAAGCAGATCATTCTCAAAAGAAG ATTGTTACTGGGGCTTCCTGCATCCAAATCAAAACGGAAGCAGTTTGAAGGACCcaagtttttgaaatatat GTCTTTACCCGAGTCTTTGCTTAGGGAAGATGAT ATGTTCTATGAGACCATAAAAGCGCGTATTGAGGAAGCCTTTGGAGCATGTAATGCTGAAGGAAATGTTATGCAAGATGAAATGAAATTGTTTGGCACACACAATATAACAAGAACAATCATGTCATACCTTGATGATTTGACCAATAAGGGGCTATACCTTCTTGCTATGGTTCTTACAGGAGGCTCTGCAAAGTTTGAGAAAACTCGTTGGAGGATGAAGAAGGTAATTAGAGACCATCTTCCAAAAGTTCTTGGAAGCCGAAATCACAATCATCGCCAAATGGAAATTTGCAGAGAGCTATCTCAACTTCTCTTTAACCCACAAAATTTTCGAGAAAAATGTGTGACCTTTTTGACTCCCCAATCCCAATCTCATCATGCTGCTGTAACTAAGGTCCTGTGCGAAGTACAAAACTTGCCTTGCGTGACCCTGATTGCAATGTACAGGAAACTTAAAGGTGCCCAAGCAGGCAAGCCTCAATTAGTGCCCCGCAGACATGGATGGCGTCGagattatttaataaaaaaagtgagGAAAGCTAGCAAAAAGATGCTTTCAGAACTTGCTGAAGGGGATGAGTTACAAGAGCCGCTAGCCAAAGCAATGGCAATACCAGGCTTATTGCTAAAGCTAACACCAGGTTTTCAAAATTCCTCTGTAACAGAGTTTTACCCATTCTCTTCAGAAATTAAAAGACTGCAGAATGAGATAGCAAAGGCTATTTGGTCACTAAAAACGAAGATTAGGTTACCAGAGCTGAAAAACTTGCAGCTTCTATTAGATCCAAATGCTAAAGTATCAAATCGGTCTTTACGAGCTGGAATTAGGAAAATGTTAACTGAATATCTCTTTGAGTGCAGTGAAATGGATGCCATTCCAAAGTCTCTATTGGAAGCTCTTGCTATTATCAATAGTAACTCTCGAAGTACACCACTTGGATGCTTTAGAAAGGAGGAAGTTGAAGAAGAAGTAGAATGCATATTGAATGTGAGTGCTCACACAAAGCAGATTGTTTTGGATTTGCTGCCTGACCATGACTTTGATCAAGATTTTGCTGATGCATATATGGAGGAATTAGAAGAAAGTGACAATGGTGGTGATGATAGCGATGATGATGGTTGGCTCCAGGAAGGTAGAAGCTCTCAGGGTAGTAGGTCTCACTATATTGATTCTGATTACCAAGAAGAAAGTCCTGGAGAGTCGATACAATCCGATTTTAAGCCACCTACCCCTACAACTAAGGAGAATGGCTCTTCCTCCCTCCTTACTCCCCAAAAAAGTTTAGACACTGATTCTGTTGGGGGCCTTGAACCTAAGCATTTTACGGAAATGGATTCCGTCACTTGTCATGGTATCATTTCCCCCTCTCCATTATCGGAGTCAAGATTTTTTAGCAGCATGGTACACATGGATATGAACCAAAACAAAGTTGAAGGTAACAGTGGGTCCAGCACGCCTAAAACAAATGGAAATGATTTTCCCTCACCTGTTTCAACAAACAGAAGGTTCGAGAGACATGAACCTGAATACAATTCTGGAGTAGATCTGGCAAACTCTTCACCTCTCATTTCTTCAAACTTTTCATGTGGGGAGCAAAAAGATGTTAATGACAAGCAAAGCATGTGTAAGAACCAATACCTTGCCATCCAAGAAGTTTGTGATGAAACAAGTATGGTTGCCTACAATCTCGTTGGTCATTTGCTGGAGGAGTTTGCAAAAACAGAAGGCTTAGATTTGGACTGGAGAGATAGATTGTATCTAAGAGGTGACAATTCAATTGAAGAAGATTCTCAAG CCTGGCAAATATTTGATGGATGCTTCCCATTTGCATTTACAGTGGCAGAAGAAGAGCAGACTTCATCTGAGAAGTACGATGGAGGTTCAGTTGTTGTTCGAGTAGTTGGAGAGCTAATACCTTCCCTTCCGAAGAG TGGAATAGAAGGATTGAAGAAATTGATGGGCTTGTGA
- the LOC133879246 gene encoding uncharacterized protein LOC133879246 isoform X2 — MHMANTGFYQTDCESILSQIKQQEKQIILKRRLLLGLPASKSKRKQFEGPKFLKYMSLPESLLREDDMFYETIKARIEEAFGACNAEGNVMQDEMKLFGTHNITRTIMSYLDDLTNKGLYLLAMVLTGGSAKFEKTRWRMKKVIRDHLPKVLGSRNHNHRQMEICRELSQLLFNPQNFREKCVTFLTPQSQSHHAAVTKVLCEVQNLPCVTLIAMYRKLKGAQAGKPQLVPRRHGWRRDYLIKKVRKASKKMLSELAEGDELQEPLAKAMAIPGLLLKLTPGFQNSSVTEFYPFSSEIKRLQNEIAKAIWSLKTKIRLPELKNLQLLLDPNAKVSNRSLRAGIRKMLTEYLFECSEMDAIPKSLLEALAIINSNSRSTPLGCFRKEEVEEEVECILNVSAHTKQIVLDLLPDHDFDQDFADAYMEELEESDNGGDDSDDDGWLQEGRSSQGSRSHYIDSDYQEESPGESIQSDFKPPTPTTKENGSSSLLTPQKSLDTDSVGGLEPKHFTEMDSVTCHGIISPSPLSESRFFSSMVHMDMNQNKVEGNSGSSTPKTNGNDFPSPVSTNRRFERHEPEYNSGVDLANSSPLISSNFSCGEQKDVNDKQSMCKNQYLAIQEVCDETSMVAYNLVGHLLEEFAKTEGLDLDWRDRLYLRGDNSIEEDSQVAEEEQTSSEKYDGGSVVVRVVGELIPSLPKSGIEGLKKLMGL, encoded by the exons ATGCATATGGCGAATACGGGGTTTTATCAAACGGATTGCGAGTCGATTTTGTCACAAATTAAGCAGCAAGAGAAGCAGATCATTCTCAAAAGAAG ATTGTTACTGGGGCTTCCTGCATCCAAATCAAAACGGAAGCAGTTTGAAGGACCcaagtttttgaaatatat GTCTTTACCCGAGTCTTTGCTTAGGGAAGATGAT ATGTTCTATGAGACCATAAAAGCGCGTATTGAGGAAGCCTTTGGAGCATGTAATGCTGAAGGAAATGTTATGCAAGATGAAATGAAATTGTTTGGCACACACAATATAACAAGAACAATCATGTCATACCTTGATGATTTGACCAATAAGGGGCTATACCTTCTTGCTATGGTTCTTACAGGAGGCTCTGCAAAGTTTGAGAAAACTCGTTGGAGGATGAAGAAGGTAATTAGAGACCATCTTCCAAAAGTTCTTGGAAGCCGAAATCACAATCATCGCCAAATGGAAATTTGCAGAGAGCTATCTCAACTTCTCTTTAACCCACAAAATTTTCGAGAAAAATGTGTGACCTTTTTGACTCCCCAATCCCAATCTCATCATGCTGCTGTAACTAAGGTCCTGTGCGAAGTACAAAACTTGCCTTGCGTGACCCTGATTGCAATGTACAGGAAACTTAAAGGTGCCCAAGCAGGCAAGCCTCAATTAGTGCCCCGCAGACATGGATGGCGTCGagattatttaataaaaaaagtgagGAAAGCTAGCAAAAAGATGCTTTCAGAACTTGCTGAAGGGGATGAGTTACAAGAGCCGCTAGCCAAAGCAATGGCAATACCAGGCTTATTGCTAAAGCTAACACCAGGTTTTCAAAATTCCTCTGTAACAGAGTTTTACCCATTCTCTTCAGAAATTAAAAGACTGCAGAATGAGATAGCAAAGGCTATTTGGTCACTAAAAACGAAGATTAGGTTACCAGAGCTGAAAAACTTGCAGCTTCTATTAGATCCAAATGCTAAAGTATCAAATCGGTCTTTACGAGCTGGAATTAGGAAAATGTTAACTGAATATCTCTTTGAGTGCAGTGAAATGGATGCCATTCCAAAGTCTCTATTGGAAGCTCTTGCTATTATCAATAGTAACTCTCGAAGTACACCACTTGGATGCTTTAGAAAGGAGGAAGTTGAAGAAGAAGTAGAATGCATATTGAATGTGAGTGCTCACACAAAGCAGATTGTTTTGGATTTGCTGCCTGACCATGACTTTGATCAAGATTTTGCTGATGCATATATGGAGGAATTAGAAGAAAGTGACAATGGTGGTGATGATAGCGATGATGATGGTTGGCTCCAGGAAGGTAGAAGCTCTCAGGGTAGTAGGTCTCACTATATTGATTCTGATTACCAAGAAGAAAGTCCTGGAGAGTCGATACAATCCGATTTTAAGCCACCTACCCCTACAACTAAGGAGAATGGCTCTTCCTCCCTCCTTACTCCCCAAAAAAGTTTAGACACTGATTCTGTTGGGGGCCTTGAACCTAAGCATTTTACGGAAATGGATTCCGTCACTTGTCATGGTATCATTTCCCCCTCTCCATTATCGGAGTCAAGATTTTTTAGCAGCATGGTACACATGGATATGAACCAAAACAAAGTTGAAGGTAACAGTGGGTCCAGCACGCCTAAAACAAATGGAAATGATTTTCCCTCACCTGTTTCAACAAACAGAAGGTTCGAGAGACATGAACCTGAATACAATTCTGGAGTAGATCTGGCAAACTCTTCACCTCTCATTTCTTCAAACTTTTCATGTGGGGAGCAAAAAGATGTTAATGACAAGCAAAGCATGTGTAAGAACCAATACCTTGCCATCCAAGAAGTTTGTGATGAAACAAGTATGGTTGCCTACAATCTCGTTGGTCATTTGCTGGAGGAGTTTGCAAAAACAGAAGGCTTAGATTTGGACTGGAGAGATAGATTGTATCTAAGAGGTGACAATTCAATTGAAGAAGATTCTCAAG TGGCAGAAGAAGAGCAGACTTCATCTGAGAAGTACGATGGAGGTTCAGTTGTTGTTCGAGTAGTTGGAGAGCTAATACCTTCCCTTCCGAAGAG TGGAATAGAAGGATTGAAGAAATTGATGGGCTTGTGA
- the LOC133879261 gene encoding uncharacterized GPI-anchored protein At1g61900 isoform X1, translating to MDCFQTVSRLKGLYMFAGSLCHQLLFIIIWLSSIQDLVALQTPLEPTQFSSMSELASAPHTQLFDPIDISPAVIPHYPNPGEPLPPMFPTFPTRYEPVLTGKCPVNFSLISSLMDKTASDCSQPFAALVGNVICCPQLSSLLHIFQGFHSINSDKLVLQDAVANYCFTDIIRILASRGANSTIPTLCSVKSSNLTGGSCPVNDVVTFEKTVNTSKLLEACSTVDELKECCRPVCQPAIMDAALQISGRQLTVNEYKNMDGELNHIDSLNDCKGVVYSYLSRKLPSDAANTAFRILSACKVNKVCPLSFKQPSEVIKACRNVAAPSPSCCSSLNTYVAGVQKQMLITNRQAIICATVFGSMLRKAGVMTNIYELCDVDLKDFSIQAYGQQGCLLRSLPADMIFDNATGFSFTCDLSDNIAAPWPLSSSISSVSLCAPEMSLPALPKSETPKNHGCGGGELELLVPIFSFFVLSTLLY from the exons ATGGACTGTTTCCAGACTGTTAGTCGTCTTAAGG GCTTATATATGTTTGCAGGTTCTCTGTGCCATCAGTTATTATTTATCATCATTTGGTTATCCAGTATTCAAGACTTGGTGGCATTGCAGACGCCACTTGAGCCTACTCAATTTTCTTCGATGTCAGAGCTAGCAAGTGCACCCCATACTCAACTGTTTGATCCCATAGACATATCACCTGCTGTCATTCCCCACTATCCAAATCCCGGCGAACCTTTGCCACCAATGTTCCCGACCTTTCCGACCAGATATGAGCCAGTTCTAACTGGAAAATGTCCTGTAAATTTCTCTCTTATATCGAGTCTCATGGACAAAACAGCATCTGATTGTTCTCAACCTTTTGCAGCACTTGTAGGAAATGTAATATGTTGTCCACAATTAAGTAGCTTGCTCCACATCTTCCAGGGTTTCCACAGCATAAACTCTGATAAGTTGGTTTTGCAAGATGCTGTTGCTAATTATTGTTTTACAGATATCATTAGAATCCTAGCTAGTAGAGGGGCAAACAGTACGATACCTACACTTTGCTCTGTTAAATCATCGAATCTTACAGGTGGGTCTTGTCCAGTGAACGATGTTGTTACCTTTGAGAAAACAGTGAATACAAGCAAATTACTGGAGGCCTGCAGCACTGTTGATGAGCTTAAAGAATGTTGTAGACCAGTTTGCCAGCCTGCAATTATGGATGCTGCTCTTCAGATTTCAGGAAGGCAATTAACAGTCAATGAGTATAAAAATATGGATGGGGAGCTTAATCATATTGATTCTCTCAATGATTGTAAAGGAGTGGTTTATTCCTATCTTTCAAGGAAACTTCCGTCAGACGCTGCAAATACTGCATTTCGAATACTATCTGCGTGCAAAGTTAACAAAG TTTGTCCTTTAAGTTTTAAGCAGCCTTCAGAAGTAATTAAAGCATGTCGTAATGTAGCCGCTCCCAGTCCTTCCTGCTGTAGCTCATTAAATACTTACGTTGCCGGGGTACAAAAGCAAATGTTAATTACAAACAGACAAGCCATAATCTGTGCAACAGTGTTCGGGTCAATGTTAAGGAAAGCTGGGGTTATGACAAATATTTATGAGCTTTGTGATGTTGACTTGAAAGATTTTAGCATCCAAG CATATGGACAACAAG GGTGTCTACTTCGAAGCTTGCCTGCAGATATGATATTTGACAATGCAACAGGCTTCAGCTTTACATGTGACTTGAGTGACAACATCGCAGCACCTTGGCCTTTGTCATCCTCAATTTCATCGGTGTCTCTTTGTGCACCTG AGATGTCATTGCCTGCATTACCAAAATCAGAGACTCCAAAAAATCATG GTTGTGGTGGTGGTGAGTTAGAACTGCTGGTAcccattttttcattttttgttctcAGTACATTGTTGTACTGA